A genome region from Micromonospora peucetia includes the following:
- the rbfA gene encoding 30S ribosome-binding factor RbfA, with product MSDPAKVRRHAERVRELVASVVRSQIKDPRLGMITITDARITADLRDATVFYTVLGDAAAQAGTAAALESAKGMLRSTVGKALGLRHSPTLTFVLDDVQDQVKHIDDLLAQARSADAEVQRIAARAEYAGEAQPYRVEEDEDGDEPRDGDETPPRGGDPR from the coding sequence ATGTCGGATCCGGCCAAGGTACGCCGGCACGCGGAGCGGGTGCGTGAACTGGTCGCGTCGGTGGTGCGTAGCCAGATCAAGGATCCCAGGCTCGGCATGATCACCATCACCGACGCCCGGATCACCGCCGACCTGCGCGACGCGACCGTCTTCTACACGGTGCTCGGCGACGCGGCGGCCCAGGCGGGCACGGCGGCGGCGCTGGAGAGCGCCAAGGGCATGCTGCGCAGCACCGTCGGCAAGGCGCTCGGGCTGCGGCACTCGCCGACGCTGACCTTCGTCCTGGACGACGTGCAGGATCAGGTCAAGCACATCGACGACCTGCTCGCCCAGGCCCGCAGCGCCGACGCCGAGGTGCAGCGGATCGCCGCCCGGGCCGAGTACGCGGGCGAAGCCCAGCCGTACCGGGTCGAGGAGGACGAGGACGGCGACGAGCCGCGCGACGGCGACGAGACCCCGCCCCGGGGTGGGGACCCGCGGTGA
- a CDS encoding ferritin-like domain-containing protein — MTAPTPSGPTGALGAALSAEYAAIWAYGPIGVRLTGAARTAAKEAEAAHRRRRDDLIMQLSTGGGSVPPDRAGYALPFPVTDRASALRLAVEVEERTAAFWRAAVPATTGADRDRALAALVEYALRATRWRRTAGITPLTVPFPGRPA, encoded by the coding sequence GTGACCGCACCGACACCGTCCGGGCCGACCGGGGCGCTCGGCGCGGCGCTGTCCGCCGAGTACGCCGCGATCTGGGCGTACGGACCCATCGGGGTACGCCTGACCGGCGCCGCCCGGACCGCCGCGAAGGAGGCGGAGGCCGCGCACCGGCGTCGCCGCGACGACCTGATCATGCAGTTGAGCACCGGCGGCGGGAGCGTCCCGCCGGACCGGGCCGGCTACGCCCTGCCGTTCCCGGTCACCGACCGGGCGAGCGCGCTGCGGCTGGCCGTCGAGGTGGAGGAACGCACGGCCGCGTTCTGGCGGGCGGCGGTGCCGGCCACCACCGGCGCCGACCGGGACAGGGCCCTGGCCGCCCTGGTCGAGTACGCCCTGCGGGCCACCCGCTGGCGGCGGACGGCCGGGATCACCCCGCTGACGGTGCCGTTTCCGGGCCGACCCGCCTGA
- a CDS encoding DUF503 domain-containing protein: MFTGTAVFDLLLPGDSRSLKAKRSYVRPIVAALRRFEVSAAEVGALDLHGRAEIAVAVVAAEASHVREVLDSCERLVAGRPETELLSVRRRLHGEED; this comes from the coding sequence ATGTTCACCGGAACCGCGGTCTTCGACCTGCTGCTGCCGGGCGACTCCCGGTCGCTCAAAGCCAAGAGATCATACGTACGGCCGATCGTGGCGGCGCTGCGCCGCTTCGAGGTCTCGGCCGCCGAAGTGGGAGCGCTCGACCTGCACGGTCGGGCCGAGATAGCCGTGGCCGTGGTGGCCGCCGAGGCGTCGCACGTCCGCGAGGTGCTGGACTCCTGCGAGCGCCTGGTGGCCGGCCGGCCGGAGACCGAGCTGCTCTCGGTGCGCCGGCGGCTGCACGGCGAAGAGGACTGA
- the rimP gene encoding ribosome maturation factor RimP has protein sequence MTQRGRATRPTGPAGRPRRADAPRGGERAGGPRGDLAARRARLREVIEPVVAGAGYDLEDLSVSRAGRRHVVRVIVDADGGINLDTVAEVSRAVSAALDAAEEAGGDLVAGEYQLEVSSPGVDRPLTLPRHWRRNVGRLVKVTARGAGALPDQRAEQPTGDRQVTGRVVEADDERVVLETDSGRAAWTYAELGPGRVQVEFNRLDEIEETDEPDDMDDTDDFDDEDDVEDEER, from the coding sequence ATGACGCAGCGTGGCCGTGCCACGAGGCCGACGGGCCCGGCGGGGAGGCCCCGACGCGCCGACGCCCCACGGGGTGGGGAGCGGGCCGGCGGCCCGCGCGGCGACCTCGCCGCCCGACGGGCCCGGCTACGTGAGGTGATCGAGCCGGTGGTCGCCGGCGCGGGTTACGACCTGGAGGACCTCTCCGTCTCCCGGGCCGGCCGGCGGCACGTGGTGCGGGTGATCGTGGACGCCGACGGCGGGATCAACCTGGATACCGTCGCCGAGGTCTCCCGGGCTGTCTCCGCGGCCCTCGACGCCGCCGAGGAGGCCGGGGGCGACCTCGTCGCCGGGGAGTACCAGCTGGAGGTCAGCTCCCCCGGCGTGGACCGGCCGCTCACCCTGCCCCGGCACTGGCGGCGCAACGTCGGCCGGCTGGTGAAGGTGACCGCCCGCGGCGCGGGCGCCCTGCCCGACCAGCGCGCCGAGCAGCCCACCGGCGACCGGCAGGTCACCGGTCGGGTGGTCGAGGCCGACGACGAGCGCGTGGTGCTGGAGACCGACTCCGGCCGCGCCGCATGGACGTACGCAGAGCTCGGCCCCGGCCGGGTGCAGGTCGAGTTCAACCGCCTCGACGAGATCGAGGAGACGGACGAACCCGACGACATGGACGACACCGACGACTTCGACGACGAAGATGATGTGGAGGACGAGGAGAGGTGA
- a CDS encoding YlxR family protein: MVRRALPERTCVGCRRRAPASELLRIVAVGDEAGHSLRPDPARRLPGRGANMHPDPACFAQAVRRRAFGRALRITGVPDHGELAEHVDAPTTTSGQPDRARVASRVGRPT; encoded by the coding sequence GTGGTACGACGCGCGCTGCCGGAGCGCACCTGTGTGGGTTGCCGGCGACGTGCGCCGGCCAGCGAATTGCTGCGGATCGTCGCGGTCGGCGACGAGGCTGGTCACAGCCTTCGGCCCGACCCGGCCCGCAGGCTGCCGGGTCGGGGAGCGAACATGCACCCGGATCCGGCCTGCTTCGCGCAAGCGGTGCGGCGACGCGCTTTCGGGCGGGCGCTGCGCATCACCGGGGTCCCTGACCACGGTGAGCTTGCGGAACACGTCGATGCGCCAACCACTACGTCCGGTCAGCCCGACCGGGCGAGGGTCGCTAGCAGGGTAGGACGACCGACATGA
- the infB gene encoding translation initiation factor IF-2: protein MAGKARVHELAKELGVESKTVLAKLKEMGEFVKSASSTVEAPVARRLRSAFVASAGSPAPAAPPAAAPASTPTPTPSPAPGGPRVSAKPMPPRRPAAPTPGPKPKGPVPGPPQPAAPVAKPASAHDIEVAAAEARAAALKAEQEAAVKAAQAARQQQRDNVRREPPADGGNRPGPRPGPGAMPPRPGSPAAGRPGAPAPGPGGRPGGRPPARGAGNNPFGIQGSQQQQQRPPAAGPGGPRPSPSGMPPRPSPASMPPRPSPASMPSQRPATGRPGPGGAGRPGGGAGRPGGGGGGFRGGPGGGAGAGGGGGYRGGPGGGAGGGGGYRGGPGGGGGAPGGGFRPGAPAGGGGRPGGGGRGRGGGAAGAFGRPGGRPTRGRKSKKQRRQEFDNLSAPTMSSGAPRGQGQVVRLSRGASLSDFADRINANPGSLVQEMFNLGEMVTATQSCSDETLLLLGEHLGFEVQIVSPEDEDRELLAQFNIDLDAEIAEDRLVSRAPVVTVMGHVDHGKTKLLDAIRKANVVAGEAGGITQHIGAYQVHVPHEGEDRAVTFIDTPGHEAFTAMRARGAQVTDIVVLVVAADDGVMPQTIEALNHAKAADVPIVVAVNKVDKPEANPDKVRQQLTEYGLVAEEYGGETMFVNVAAKPGIGIDELLEAVLLTADASLELTAPIDGPAQGVAIEAHLDKGRGAVATVLVQKGTLRAGDSIVAGGAHGRVRAMLDENGNQVAEAGPARPVLVLGLTAVPGAGDTFLAAADDRTVRQIAEQRQARRRAASFANSRGRATLETLMEQLKEGEKTSLNLVLKGDVSGSVEALEDALFNLDIPEEVQLRIIHRGVGAITESDVMLASASSEAVTIIGFNVRAANKVREIADREGVEIRYYTVIYQAIEEIEAALKGLLKPEYEEVELGSAEIRDVFRSSKIGNISGCIVRSGIIRRNAKARLLRDGSVVADNLTISSLKRFKDDATEVREGFECGLTLGGYNNVQVGDVIETFEMREKVRA from the coding sequence GTGGCAGGTAAGGCCCGCGTACACGAGCTTGCAAAAGAGCTCGGGGTCGAAAGCAAGACCGTTCTCGCCAAGCTCAAGGAGATGGGCGAGTTCGTGAAGTCTGCGTCCAGCACCGTCGAGGCGCCTGTCGCCCGACGGCTGCGCAGCGCATTCGTCGCCTCCGCCGGTTCGCCGGCGCCGGCCGCCCCACCGGCGGCCGCCCCGGCGTCGACCCCGACCCCGACGCCCTCCCCGGCCCCTGGTGGGCCCCGGGTCTCGGCCAAGCCGATGCCGCCCCGGCGGCCGGCCGCGCCGACGCCCGGCCCGAAGCCCAAGGGCCCGGTGCCCGGTCCGCCGCAGCCAGCGGCACCGGTCGCCAAGCCGGCAAGTGCCCACGACATCGAGGTGGCGGCCGCCGAGGCGCGTGCCGCCGCGCTGAAGGCCGAGCAGGAGGCGGCGGTCAAGGCCGCCCAGGCCGCCCGGCAGCAGCAGCGTGACAACGTCCGCCGGGAGCCCCCGGCGGATGGTGGCAACCGTCCCGGTCCCCGACCGGGTCCGGGTGCCATGCCGCCCCGTCCGGGTTCCCCGGCCGCCGGTCGTCCCGGCGCACCGGCGCCTGGTCCGGGTGGTCGTCCGGGCGGGCGTCCGCCGGCGCGCGGCGCCGGTAACAACCCGTTCGGCATCCAGGGCAGCCAGCAACAGCAGCAGCGGCCCCCGGCCGCCGGTCCGGGTGGTCCCCGGCCCAGCCCGTCCGGCATGCCTCCGCGGCCCAGCCCGGCTTCCATGCCGCCCCGTCCGAGTCCGGCCTCCATGCCGAGCCAGCGTCCTGCTACCGGGCGCCCCGGCCCCGGTGGCGCAGGTCGTCCCGGTGGCGGCGCGGGTCGTCCCGGTGGCGGTGGCGGTGGCTTCCGTGGCGGTCCCGGCGGCGGTGCCGGTGCTGGTGGCGGCGGCGGTTACCGCGGTGGCCCCGGCGGCGGTGCCGGTGGCGGCGGTGGTTACCGCGGTGGCCCCGGCGGCGGTGGCGGTGCACCCGGTGGCGGTTTCCGTCCCGGCGCGCCGGCCGGTGGCGGCGGTCGTCCCGGTGGCGGTGGTCGTGGCCGTGGCGGCGGCGCCGCGGGTGCCTTCGGGCGTCCGGGCGGCAGGCCGACCCGTGGTCGCAAGTCCAAGAAGCAGCGCAGACAGGAGTTCGACAACCTGTCGGCCCCGACCATGAGCTCGGGTGCTCCCCGGGGTCAGGGTCAGGTCGTCCGGCTCTCCCGTGGCGCCTCGCTGTCGGACTTCGCCGACAGGATCAACGCCAACCCGGGTTCGCTGGTCCAGGAGATGTTCAACCTGGGCGAGATGGTCACCGCGACCCAGTCCTGCTCCGACGAGACCCTGCTGCTGCTGGGTGAGCACCTCGGCTTCGAGGTGCAGATCGTCAGCCCGGAGGACGAGGACCGCGAGCTGCTCGCGCAGTTCAACATCGACCTCGACGCCGAGATCGCGGAGGACCGCCTGGTCAGCCGTGCGCCGGTCGTGACCGTCATGGGTCACGTCGATCACGGTAAGACCAAGCTGCTCGACGCGATCCGTAAGGCGAACGTCGTGGCCGGCGAGGCGGGTGGCATCACCCAGCACATCGGCGCCTACCAGGTCCACGTCCCGCACGAGGGCGAGGACCGGGCGGTCACCTTCATCGACACCCCGGGCCACGAGGCGTTCACCGCCATGCGTGCCCGTGGTGCCCAGGTGACGGACATCGTGGTGCTGGTGGTCGCGGCCGACGACGGCGTGATGCCGCAGACGATCGAGGCGTTGAACCACGCCAAGGCGGCCGACGTGCCGATCGTGGTGGCGGTCAACAAGGTCGACAAGCCGGAGGCCAACCCGGACAAGGTCCGCCAGCAGTTGACCGAGTACGGACTGGTCGCCGAGGAGTACGGCGGCGAGACGATGTTCGTCAACGTGGCGGCCAAGCCGGGCATCGGCATCGACGAGCTGCTCGAGGCCGTCCTGCTGACCGCCGACGCGTCGCTGGAGCTGACCGCTCCGATCGACGGGCCGGCTCAGGGTGTGGCCATCGAGGCGCACCTGGACAAGGGTCGCGGTGCGGTGGCGACGGTCCTGGTGCAGAAGGGCACCCTGCGGGCGGGCGACTCCATCGTCGCCGGTGGAGCGCACGGCCGGGTCCGGGCGATGCTCGACGAGAACGGCAACCAGGTCGCCGAGGCGGGTCCGGCGCGTCCGGTGCTGGTCCTCGGTCTGACCGCGGTGCCGGGTGCCGGTGACACGTTCCTCGCCGCGGCGGACGACCGCACGGTGCGGCAGATCGCCGAGCAGCGGCAGGCACGGCGGCGGGCGGCGTCCTTCGCCAACTCCCGTGGCCGGGCGACTCTCGAGACGCTCATGGAGCAGCTCAAGGAGGGCGAGAAGACCTCGCTCAACCTGGTGCTCAAGGGCGATGTCTCCGGTTCGGTGGAGGCCCTCGAGGACGCGCTGTTCAACCTCGACATCCCGGAGGAGGTCCAGCTTCGGATCATCCACCGGGGCGTGGGCGCGATCACCGAGAGCGACGTCATGCTCGCGAGCGCCTCGTCCGAGGCGGTCACGATCATCGGCTTCAACGTGCGGGCCGCGAACAAGGTCCGCGAGATCGCCGACCGCGAGGGCGTGGAGATCCGGTACTACACCGTGATCTACCAGGCCATCGAGGAGATCGAGGCGGCGCTCAAGGGCCTGCTCAAGCCGGAGTACGAGGAGGTCGAGCTGGGCAGCGCGGAGATCCGCGACGTCTTCCGCTCGTCCAAGATCGGCAACATCTCCGGTTGTATCGTCCGGTCGGGCATCATCCGGCGCAACGCCAAGGCGCGCCTGCTGCGGGACGGGTCGGTGGTGGCGGACAACCTCACCATCAGCTCGCTCAAGCGGTTCAAGGACGACGCCACGGAGGTGCGCGAGGGCTTCGAGTGTGGTCTGACCCTGGGTGGTTACAACAACGTCCAGGTCGGCGACGTCATCGAGACCTTCGAGATGCGGGAGAAGGTTCGCGCCTGA
- the nusA gene encoding transcription termination factor NusA, with protein sequence MNIDLAALRALEREREIPFDTILAAIETALLTAYRHTEGAEPHARVEIDRKSGAALVYAQELDDDGIVVRERDDTPHDFGRIAAMTAKQVILQRLREATDEVHFGEYVGREGDLVTGVVQAHETRTEKGIVSVDLGKLEGVLPQSEQVPGERYVHGERIRCVVVHVAKGMRGPQITLSRSHPALVKKLFALEVPEIADGTVEIGAIAREAGHRTKIAVRSTTQGVNPKGACIGPMGQRVRAVMSELHGEKIDIIDWSDDPATFVGNALSPAKALRVEVVDLASRTARVTVPDFQLSLAIGREGQNARLAARLTGWRIDIRSDAEQAGAAGRGGADHVPEPGGAISGA encoded by the coding sequence GTGAACATCGACCTCGCGGCGCTGCGCGCACTCGAGCGCGAGCGGGAGATCCCGTTCGACACGATCCTCGCGGCGATCGAGACCGCGCTGCTGACCGCCTACCGGCACACCGAGGGTGCGGAACCGCACGCCCGGGTGGAGATCGACCGCAAGTCCGGCGCGGCCCTGGTCTACGCGCAGGAGCTGGACGACGACGGCATCGTGGTGCGGGAGCGGGACGACACCCCGCACGACTTCGGCCGGATCGCCGCCATGACCGCCAAGCAGGTGATCCTCCAGCGGCTGCGGGAGGCCACCGACGAGGTGCACTTCGGCGAGTACGTCGGCCGCGAGGGTGACCTGGTCACCGGCGTGGTGCAGGCGCACGAGACGCGCACCGAGAAGGGCATCGTCAGCGTCGACCTCGGCAAGCTGGAGGGCGTGCTGCCGCAGTCCGAGCAGGTGCCCGGCGAGCGCTACGTGCACGGCGAGCGGATCCGCTGCGTGGTGGTGCACGTGGCCAAGGGAATGCGCGGACCGCAGATCACCCTTTCCCGGTCCCACCCGGCGCTGGTCAAGAAGCTCTTCGCGCTCGAGGTGCCGGAGATCGCCGACGGCACGGTCGAGATCGGTGCGATCGCACGTGAGGCGGGTCACCGTACGAAGATCGCGGTCCGCTCCACCACCCAGGGCGTCAACCCCAAGGGCGCCTGCATCGGGCCGATGGGGCAGCGGGTCCGCGCGGTGATGAGCGAGCTGCACGGTGAGAAGATCGACATCATCGACTGGTCGGACGACCCGGCAACCTTCGTCGGCAACGCCCTGTCGCCGGCCAAGGCCCTGCGGGTCGAGGTGGTCGACCTGGCCAGCCGCACCGCCAGGGTCACCGTCCCGGATTTCCAGCTTTCTCTCGCCATCGGTCGGGAGGGGCAGAACGCCCGACTTGCCGCCCGGCTGACCGGTTGGCGGATCGACATCCGGTCCGACGCCGAGCAGGCTGGGGCAGCCGGCCGGGGCGGGGCTGATCACGTCCCGGAGCCGGGCGGCGCGATCTCTGGCGCCTAG
- a CDS encoding PadR family transcriptional regulator, translated as MSIRHGLLALLERGQMYGYQLRAAFEESTGSTWPLNIGQVYTTLSRLERDGLVRSLPESEAGQRPYEITDAGRADLTLWFATPISRTDRPRDELAIKLALALTTPGVDVRSVVQTQRSATMRTLQELTRLKYASDRPEDLPWRLVLDAMVFQAEAEVRWLDHCEASLVRYRPAGTGRAPATPAEAVDRADEEARR; from the coding sequence ATGTCCATCCGTCACGGGCTGCTCGCCCTGCTCGAACGCGGCCAGATGTACGGCTACCAGCTCCGCGCCGCGTTCGAGGAGTCGACCGGCTCGACCTGGCCGCTGAACATCGGGCAGGTCTACACCACCCTGTCCCGCCTGGAGCGCGACGGGTTGGTCCGGTCGCTGCCCGAGAGCGAGGCCGGGCAGCGACCGTACGAGATCACCGACGCCGGGCGGGCGGACCTGACCCTGTGGTTCGCCACCCCGATCAGCCGCACCGACCGGCCGCGCGACGAACTGGCGATCAAGCTGGCCCTCGCGCTGACCACCCCGGGGGTCGACGTGCGGTCGGTGGTGCAGACCCAGCGCAGCGCGACCATGCGGACGTTGCAGGAGTTGACCCGGTTGAAGTACGCCAGCGACCGCCCGGAGGACCTGCCGTGGCGGCTGGTGCTGGACGCCATGGTCTTCCAGGCCGAGGCCGAGGTGCGCTGGCTGGACCACTGCGAGGCCAGCCTCGTGCGCTACCGTCCGGCAGGGACCGGCCGCGCCCCGGCGACGCCTGCCGAGGCGGTGGACCGGGCCGACGAGGAGGCGCGACGGTGA
- a CDS encoding DHH family phosphoesterase, protein MRDLPPDGRVLLICHVNPDGDALGSMLGFGLGLRRLGVRRMQATFPGPPEVPEPFQALPGLDLLVPSAEAYPDPDLVICFDAASESRLGELADRLETADAALVLDHHASNTRFGRVNLVDPHAAATSVVAEELLARLGVGLDAAIAECLYVALSTDTGSFRFEATTPAVHQLAARLLATGIRPGDISRRIFDSRPFGAVRLFGEVLGRARLEPAAAVGHGLVWTYATQDDLARHDQRPYVLEALIDSVRCTAEADVSCVVKQTATGDWAVSMRSKGAVDVSRVAVALGGGGHRFAAGFTGSGTVDEVVDRIRAELDGALTGPGRH, encoded by the coding sequence GTGCGGGACCTGCCGCCGGACGGGCGGGTGCTGCTGATCTGCCACGTCAACCCGGACGGGGACGCGCTGGGCAGCATGCTCGGCTTCGGGCTCGGGCTGCGTCGGCTGGGCGTACGGCGGATGCAGGCGACCTTCCCCGGCCCGCCGGAGGTGCCGGAGCCGTTCCAGGCGCTGCCCGGGCTGGACCTGCTGGTGCCGTCGGCCGAGGCGTACCCGGATCCCGACCTGGTCATCTGCTTCGACGCGGCCAGCGAGTCGCGGCTCGGTGAGCTGGCCGACCGGCTGGAGACCGCCGACGCCGCGCTGGTGCTCGACCACCACGCGTCGAACACCCGCTTCGGCCGGGTCAACCTGGTGGACCCGCACGCGGCGGCCACCTCGGTGGTCGCCGAAGAGTTGCTCGCCCGGCTCGGCGTCGGGCTGGATGCCGCGATCGCGGAGTGCCTCTACGTGGCCCTCAGCACCGACACCGGCTCGTTCCGGTTCGAGGCGACCACCCCGGCGGTGCACCAGTTGGCGGCCCGCCTGCTGGCGACCGGCATCCGCCCCGGTGACATCTCGCGTCGGATCTTCGACAGCCGGCCGTTCGGCGCCGTGCGCCTCTTCGGCGAGGTGCTCGGCCGGGCCCGCCTGGAGCCCGCCGCGGCCGTCGGGCACGGTCTGGTGTGGACGTACGCGACCCAGGACGACCTGGCCCGGCACGACCAGCGGCCGTACGTGCTGGAGGCGTTGATCGACTCGGTCCGGTGCACCGCCGAGGCCGACGTGAGCTGCGTGGTCAAGCAGACGGCGACCGGCGACTGGGCGGTGTCGATGCGCAGCAAGGGCGCGGTGGACGTCAGCCGGGTGGCGGTCGCGCTGGGCGGAGGTGGGCACCGTTTCGCCGCCGGCTTCACCGGTTCGGGGACGGTCGACGAGGTCGTCGACCGGATCCGCGCGGAGCTCGACGGCGCGTTGACCGGTCCCGGCCGGCACTGA
- a CDS encoding ABC transporter ATP-binding protein produces the protein MNTGNGSAGGGPTTPVLDVRDVHRTHGTGPAAVHALRGVSLAVRPGELVAVMGPSGSGKSTLLALSGGLDSPTAGEVYVEGESLGALDRRRLAQVRRRRIGYVFQDLNLLGSLSAVENVALPLELDGTGVRRARRQALDALAEVGLTELGDRFPDQLSGGQQQRVAIARALVGERRLVLADEPTGALDSQTGEAVLHLLRRRVDAGAAAVLVTHEARHAAWADRVVFLRDGVLVDSTAPLGSVEQLLSGSGR, from the coding sequence GTGAACACGGGGAACGGGTCGGCGGGCGGGGGCCCGACCACACCCGTGCTCGACGTCCGTGACGTGCACCGCACCCACGGCACCGGCCCGGCGGCGGTGCACGCGCTGCGCGGGGTGAGTCTCGCCGTCCGGCCGGGGGAACTCGTCGCCGTGATGGGGCCGTCCGGCTCGGGGAAGTCGACCCTGCTCGCCCTGTCCGGCGGGCTGGACAGCCCGACCGCAGGCGAGGTGTACGTCGAGGGGGAGTCGCTCGGCGCCCTGGACCGGCGCCGGCTGGCCCAGGTGCGGCGCCGCCGGATCGGCTACGTCTTCCAGGACCTCAACCTGCTCGGCAGCCTCAGCGCCGTGGAGAACGTCGCCCTCCCCCTCGAACTCGACGGGACGGGTGTGCGGCGGGCCCGCCGCCAGGCGCTGGACGCGCTGGCCGAGGTTGGCCTGACCGAGCTGGGCGACCGGTTCCCCGACCAGCTCTCCGGCGGGCAGCAGCAGCGGGTGGCCATCGCCCGCGCGCTCGTCGGCGAGCGCCGGCTGGTGCTGGCCGACGAACCGACCGGGGCGCTGGACTCGCAGACCGGCGAGGCGGTGCTGCACCTGCTCCGCCGGCGGGTCGACGCCGGGGCCGCTGCCGTGCTGGTCACCCACGAGGCGCGGCACGCCGCCTGGGCCGACCGGGTGGTCTTCCTCCGCGACGGGGTGCTGGTCGACTCGACGGCCCCGCTGGGCAGTGTGGAGCAGTTGCTGAGCGGCAGCGGTCGGTGA
- a CDS encoding DUF6186 family protein: MRTLAIGGFLASLVLFAAVEWAARREGSRIPTLGEVCAYVMRYEVGSVPVGRIGLFGFWWWLGWHFLAR; the protein is encoded by the coding sequence ATGCGGACGCTGGCCATCGGTGGTTTCCTGGCCTCGCTGGTGCTCTTCGCCGCCGTCGAGTGGGCGGCCCGCCGTGAAGGGTCCCGGATCCCCACACTCGGCGAGGTCTGCGCCTACGTGATGCGCTACGAGGTGGGCTCGGTGCCGGTCGGCCGGATCGGCCTGTTCGGCTTCTGGTGGTGGCTGGGCTGGCACTTCCTGGCCCGCTGA